From the genome of Solibacillus sp. FSL H8-0538:
TTAATGACTATCATTCGCATATTAAAATGTCAGCCGCTACATCCTGGTGGGTTTGACCCGGTACCAGATAAATGGCCTTCGAAAAAAAAATAATTTCGAAGGTCTTTTTTTATTGTTTTTTAAGGATTGTTCATGTATGATTAAAAATGTCGAAAATACAAATCGTAATAATTACTATTTAAGAGGAGTTTAGGTATGAAAAATCTTCTATCAATATGTCTATTCACACTACTTGCTGTTGTTTTAGCCGCTTGTAGTTCTAATGATGCAAGCTCTACGACAAAAGAACAAGCATCAAACGAACAATTATCAATTTACACAACGGTTTATCCACTTCAATATTTTACTGAACGTATTGGTGGTGACTATGTAGACGTTAAATCAATTTATCCTACGGGGGCAAACGAACATTCATTTGAACCAACACAAAAAGATATGATGGCATTAGCAGATTCCGATTTATTTTTCTACATCGGACTAGGTCTTGAAGGCTTCGTAGAAAAAGCTAAGAAAACCTTAGCACATGAGGATGTGAAATTAGTTGCTACTGCAGACAATGTAACGGAGGAGCAATTACACATTTCTACTGGTCATACTCATGCTGAAGCGATTGGAGAGGATGATCATGAACACGAAGGTCACGACCACGCAGAGGAAGCTGTAGAAGTAGAGCCTAATGAGCATGCACATACAGATCATGATGCACATGTTTGGCTATCACCTGTAATTTCACAGGACCTAGCATTAGTTATTAAAGAAGAGCTTGTTGCAGCGATGCCTGAGCAAGCTGAACTGTTCACGTCGAATTATGAAGCGTTAGTTGCAGATTTACAAGTATTACACGATGATTTCGAAGCGATGGCAACTGCTACAACTTCTAAAACATTCTTCGTTTCTCATGCAGCTTTCGGTTTTATTGCAGGTCATTACGGATTCACACAAGTACCAGTTGCCGGTTTAAACTCGCAAAGTGAGCCTTCACAAAAAGAATTAACAGCCATTGTTGATTTAGCGAAAAAAGAAAATATTGACTA
Proteins encoded in this window:
- a CDS encoding metal ABC transporter solute-binding protein, Zn/Mn family, which translates into the protein MKNLLSICLFTLLAVVLAACSSNDASSTTKEQASNEQLSIYTTVYPLQYFTERIGGDYVDVKSIYPTGANEHSFEPTQKDMMALADSDLFFYIGLGLEGFVEKAKKTLAHEDVKLVATADNVTEEQLHISTGHTHAEAIGEDDHEHEGHDHAEEAVEVEPNEHAHTDHDAHVWLSPVISQDLALVIKEELVAAMPEQAELFTSNYEALVADLQVLHDDFEAMATATTSKTFFVSHAAFGFIAGHYGFTQVPVAGLNSQSEPSQKELTAIVDLAKKENIDYIFFEQNVSSNLASVIQKEVGADTLILHNLSVLTQDDIDNDENYFSLMRKNIDALQKALTR